In Lactococcus paracarnosus, a genomic segment contains:
- a CDS encoding DEAD/DEAH box helicase, translating to MKFTELGLSEDILSAVSKAGYETPTPIQEQTIMLALDGKDVIGQAQTGTGKTAAFGLPTLDKIDINGGLQALVIAPTRELAVQSQEELFRFGRDKGVKVRSVFGGASIDKQIKALKSGAHVVVGTPGRMVDLIKRRALQLGDIETLILDEADEMLNMGFIDDLEFIIKATPTATRQTLLFSATMPDAIKKIGVKFMKEPQHVKIVSKEMTSDLIDQYYVKTKEFEKFDVLTRLIDVQKPELAIIFGRTKRRVDEITRGLKLLGYRAEGIHGDLAQQKRLAVLRDFKNDNLDVLVATDVAARGLDISGVTHVYNYDITQDQESYVHRIGRTGRAGKSGLSITFVSNNEMGYLRAIERLTKKEMKGMKPPTREEAYQASLAVAFDEIKRDLTDEKISAKLNKFDEDADKLLAEYDAKLLVSLLLQAKVSDPDTRPKVDIAPEKPLPFNGEGGKGGGGGRGGNRGGGSRGRNDRRGGGGYNRDKRSGGGRDRDDRNKKDYYKKDKQKVHPHATEKKPGFVIRNKGDK from the coding sequence TTGAAATTTACAGAACTTGGTTTATCAGAAGACATCTTATCAGCAGTAAGTAAAGCTGGTTACGAAACACCAACACCTATCCAAGAACAAACAATCATGCTTGCCTTAGATGGTAAAGATGTGATTGGTCAAGCCCAAACTGGTACTGGTAAGACAGCAGCCTTTGGCCTACCGACACTCGATAAAATTGATATCAATGGTGGCTTACAAGCGTTGGTTATTGCACCAACTCGTGAGCTAGCTGTTCAATCTCAAGAAGAATTGTTTCGATTTGGCCGTGACAAAGGCGTTAAAGTACGTTCAGTCTTTGGTGGTGCAAGTATTGATAAACAAATTAAAGCACTTAAATCTGGTGCACATGTCGTTGTTGGTACACCAGGACGTATGGTTGACTTAATCAAACGTCGTGCCTTGCAACTTGGGGATATCGAAACATTAATCCTCGATGAAGCAGATGAAATGCTTAACATGGGCTTTATCGATGACCTTGAGTTCATCATCAAAGCGACACCAACAGCAACACGTCAAACACTCTTGTTCTCAGCAACAATGCCTGATGCAATCAAGAAAATCGGCGTGAAATTCATGAAAGAACCACAACACGTTAAAATCGTATCAAAAGAAATGACTTCTGATTTGATCGATCAATACTACGTGAAAACAAAAGAATTTGAAAAATTTGATGTTTTAACACGTTTAATCGACGTACAAAAACCAGAATTAGCAATCATCTTTGGTCGTACAAAACGTCGTGTTGATGAAATTACACGTGGTTTAAAACTTCTCGGCTACCGTGCTGAAGGTATTCACGGTGATTTAGCACAACAAAAACGTTTAGCAGTATTGCGTGACTTTAAAAATGATAACTTAGATGTACTCGTTGCGACTGACGTTGCAGCACGTGGTCTTGATATCTCAGGCGTAACACACGTTTATAACTACGATATCACACAAGATCAGGAATCATACGTTCACCGTATCGGCCGTACTGGTCGTGCTGGTAAATCAGGTCTATCAATTACGTTTGTATCTAACAACGAAATGGGTTACCTACGTGCGATCGAACGTTTGACTAAGAAAGAAATGAAAGGCATGAAGCCGCCAACACGTGAAGAAGCTTACCAAGCTAGCCTCGCTGTTGCTTTCGATGAAATCAAACGTGATTTGACTGATGAGAAAATCTCAGCTAAATTAAACAAATTTGATGAAGATGCTGATAAATTACTTGCAGAATACGATGCTAAACTATTAGTTTCATTGTTACTTCAAGCTAAAGTCAGTGATCCTGATACACGTCCTAAAGTGGATATCGCACCTGAAAAACCATTACCATTTAACGGTGAAGGTGGCAAAGGTGGCGGCGGAGGCCGTGGTGGTAATCGTGGCGGCGGTAGTCGTGGTCGTAATGATCGTCGTGGTGGCGGTGGTTACAACCGTGACAAACGCAGCGGTGGTGGTCGCGATCGTGATGACCGTAACAAAAAAGATTATTACAAAAAAGATAAACAAAAAGTACATCCTCATGCGACTGAAAAGAAACCTGGTTTCGTCATTCGTAACAAGGGTGATAAGTAA
- a CDS encoding ABC transporter permease translates to MKRNLKLYFSERSTICYSLLTSLIVLVLYFAFLKQNYIDSLKPFREGVKFADIWVLSGILSVTGMTACFHAISQLVVDKSSGRMNAFRLTQTSTFSIYMGCFLSSVIIGIIMQLAVFGIGLGLFTQMDGVVMPLKGLVLACGALVLNSVVSSALSLAILSVIRNRSSLTSLGTLVGTLSGFLSGVYVPMGALPEIGQTIMKCYPGAYSASLFRQILLDEQLKTTFGQVSKATFTAYKATFGIGLSLNGQLTTAAQDSLILTIFSIGLIGVVAVVLKVKRAEN, encoded by the coding sequence ATGAAACGCAATTTAAAATTGTATTTTAGTGAACGTAGCACGATATGCTACTCGCTTCTGACGTCCTTGATTGTACTTGTCCTTTATTTCGCTTTTTTAAAGCAAAACTATATAGACTCGCTTAAGCCTTTTCGTGAAGGCGTTAAATTCGCTGATATTTGGGTGCTATCCGGCATATTATCAGTAACAGGCATGACAGCCTGCTTTCATGCAATCTCCCAGTTAGTAGTAGATAAGAGCTCAGGAAGAATGAATGCCTTTCGCCTGACACAAACATCGACGTTTTCTATTTACATGGGTTGCTTTTTATCCAGTGTAATCATCGGTATTATCATGCAACTGGCAGTTTTTGGTATCGGATTAGGCTTATTTACTCAGATGGATGGTGTGGTCATGCCACTAAAAGGGCTTGTTTTAGCTTGTGGTGCACTTGTGTTAAATAGTGTGGTCAGCTCAGCCTTGAGCCTGGCTATCTTGAGTGTGATCCGAAATCGATCAAGTTTAACGTCCCTTGGGACACTTGTCGGTACCTTATCTGGCTTTCTATCCGGTGTCTACGTACCGATGGGGGCGCTACCTGAGATTGGTCAAACGATCATGAAGTGTTATCCAGGTGCTTATAGTGCCTCGCTTTTTCGGCAAATTCTGCTAGATGAGCAGCTTAAAACAACGTTTGGACAGGTATCCAAGGCGACATTTACAGCCTACAAAGCTACTTTTGGGATTGGCTTATCCTTAAATGGTCAGTTGACTACTGCAGCTCAAGATAGTCTGATTTTAACTATCTTTAGCATTGGTCTAATTGGGGTGGTCGCGGTCGTTTTAAAGGTAAAACGTGCTGAAAATTAA
- a CDS encoding ABC transporter ATP-binding protein yields MLGLSKEEREGIRMQTTRLIAKNLSKKYGTREVVSQLNISVEAGSFTALLGTNGAGKSTTIGMLTTLVQSTSGEIYYDGLASKEHLSQVRAKVGIVFQDSLLDGALTVLDNLKIQAGLYKHIPKERISEVIKLTKLTDLCKQKVDHLSGGQRRRVDIATSILHQPDILFLDEPTTGLDIQTRLAIWEMLEGMRQTENLTIFLTTHYLDEANFADNVYIIDDGKVIANGSAQALIQTYTKENLQIEAGQLSDICRVLGKSENRFPMIVPVADAQAAISILNKIQPYVTTFTYQHGTMNEVFVALTGKEMTS; encoded by the coding sequence ATGCTAGGTTTATCAAAAGAAGAGCGTGAGGGAATCAGGATGCAAACAACACGATTAATAGCTAAAAACCTATCAAAAAAATATGGGACGCGAGAGGTAGTGAGTCAGCTAAATATATCAGTCGAAGCAGGGAGTTTTACAGCCCTTTTAGGGACAAACGGTGCTGGCAAATCGACGACAATCGGTATGTTGACGACTTTAGTCCAGTCGACCAGTGGAGAAATTTACTATGATGGCTTAGCCAGCAAAGAGCACCTGTCACAGGTGCGTGCTAAGGTTGGTATCGTCTTTCAAGACAGTCTGTTAGATGGTGCCTTGACTGTTTTAGATAACCTAAAAATTCAAGCAGGACTTTATAAGCATATACCCAAGGAAAGAATTTCCGAGGTGATCAAGCTCACCAAGTTGACAGATTTGTGCAAGCAAAAGGTAGATCATTTGTCAGGTGGTCAGAGACGACGTGTTGACATTGCAACTAGTATTTTACACCAACCAGACATTTTATTTTTGGATGAACCAACGACAGGACTGGACATTCAGACACGATTAGCCATATGGGAGATGCTTGAAGGCATGCGTCAAACAGAAAACTTGACGATTTTCTTGACAACCCACTATTTAGATGAGGCAAATTTTGCTGATAATGTTTACATCATTGATGATGGTAAAGTCATTGCAAATGGGTCAGCTCAAGCACTCATTCAAACCTATACAAAAGAAAATTTACAGATAGAAGCAGGTCAGTTAAGTGATATCTGCCGTGTATTAGGGAAATCAGAAAATAGGTTTCCGATGATCGTACCAGTTGCCGATGCCCAAGCTGCCATTTCGATTTTAAACAAGATCCAACCCTATGTTACGACGTTTACCTATCAGCATGGGACGATGAATGAGGTGTTTGTCGCGCTTACTGGAAAGGAAATGACATCATGA
- a CDS encoding LytTR family DNA-binding domain-containing protein encodes MKVVVALVPKTQEEQIVFNIHALTDEHRALMARVKADEQQDIIATKGEKRYRILIKCILYFESVDKKTFVYTQDDVFEVKEKLYQIAGKLAEKKFIRISKSMILNLKKVEMIYPTLSGRFEAELDNHERVTISRKYVSELKHMLGMKGRNVE; translated from the coding sequence ATGAAGGTTGTTGTTGCGCTAGTTCCTAAAACACAAGAGGAACAGATCGTTTTTAATATTCATGCCTTAACAGATGAACACCGTGCTTTGATGGCACGTGTCAAAGCTGATGAGCAGCAGGATATAATCGCTACTAAAGGCGAAAAACGCTATCGGATATTGATCAAATGCATTTTATATTTTGAGTCAGTAGATAAAAAAACATTTGTCTATACACAAGATGATGTCTTTGAAGTGAAAGAGAAACTGTATCAGATAGCAGGAAAATTAGCAGAGAAAAAGTTTATCCGTATTTCTAAGTCTATGATTTTGAATCTCAAAAAGGTTGAGATGATTTATCCAACATTGAGTGGTCGGTTTGAGGCAGAACTTGATAATCATGAACGTGTTACGATTTCTAGAAAGTATGTCTCAGAGTTAAAACACATGCTTGGTATGAAAGGACGGAATGTAGAATGA
- a CDS encoding peptide chain release factor 3, whose product MTLESEIKRRRTFAIISHPDAGKTTITEQLLYFGGEIREAGTVKGKKTGHFAKSDWMDIEKQRGISVTSSVMQFDYAGKRVNILDTPGHEDFSEDTYRTLMAVDAAVMVIDSAKGIEAQTKKLFQVVKQRGIPVFTFINKLDRDGREPLDLLAELEDVLGILSTPMNWPIGMGKNFEGLYDMHNKRLELYKGDTRFVDFNQGDQVFAQNPFYQQAKGDIELMTEAGNPFDAADVLAGELTPVFFGSALTNFGVQTFLDSFLEFAPEPQGHKTLTEEVVLPTVPEFSGFVFKIQANMDPRHRDRIAFVRIISGEFERGMSIKLARTGKAVKLSNVTQFMAESRENVENAVAGDIIGVYDTGTYQVGDTLTTGSLKIEFEPLPTFTPELFMKVSAKNVMKQKSFHKGIEQLVQEGAIQLYKSYQTGEYMLGAVGQLQFEVFQHRMVGEYNAEVVMTPMGKKTVRWISPDDLDERMSSSRNILAKDRFDNPLFLFENQFAERWFADKYPDVVLSDTPFVER is encoded by the coding sequence ATGACATTAGAATCAGAAATTAAGCGTAGACGGACCTTTGCCATCATCAGTCACCCGGATGCTGGTAAAACGACGATAACAGAACAATTGCTTTATTTTGGCGGAGAAATTCGTGAAGCAGGTACTGTAAAAGGCAAAAAAACAGGACATTTTGCTAAATCAGACTGGATGGATATCGAGAAGCAACGTGGGATTTCGGTTACCTCTTCAGTCATGCAATTTGACTATGCAGGTAAACGTGTTAATATCCTAGATACGCCAGGCCATGAAGACTTCTCAGAGGATACTTATCGGACGTTGATGGCGGTAGATGCTGCTGTTATGGTGATTGATAGCGCTAAGGGTATTGAAGCACAAACTAAAAAATTGTTCCAAGTTGTCAAACAACGTGGTATCCCAGTTTTTACCTTTATTAATAAACTTGACCGTGATGGTCGTGAACCACTTGATTTATTAGCTGAATTAGAAGACGTACTAGGTATTCTATCTACGCCGATGAACTGGCCGATTGGGATGGGGAAAAATTTTGAAGGCCTCTATGATATGCATAACAAGCGTTTAGAACTCTATAAAGGAGATACACGTTTTGTTGACTTTAATCAGGGAGATCAAGTCTTTGCACAAAATCCTTTTTACCAACAAGCCAAAGGTGATATTGAGTTAATGACCGAAGCAGGTAACCCTTTTGATGCAGCGGATGTATTAGCGGGGGAATTAACGCCTGTCTTCTTTGGGTCAGCCTTGACTAACTTTGGGGTACAGACTTTCCTAGATTCCTTTTTAGAGTTTGCACCAGAGCCTCAAGGTCATAAAACACTGACTGAGGAAGTTGTGCTGCCAACAGTGCCAGAATTTTCAGGATTTGTCTTTAAAATTCAGGCTAACATGGACCCACGTCACCGTGATAGAATTGCCTTTGTTCGCATCATATCAGGTGAATTTGAGCGTGGTATGTCGATCAAGCTTGCCCGTACCGGAAAAGCGGTTAAGTTGAGTAATGTGACACAGTTCATGGCTGAATCACGTGAAAATGTCGAAAATGCGGTTGCAGGCGATATTATCGGGGTTTATGATACGGGGACTTATCAAGTCGGTGATACACTGACGACTGGGTCACTTAAAATAGAGTTTGAACCATTGCCTACCTTTACACCAGAATTATTCATGAAAGTTTCAGCTAAGAATGTCATGAAACAAAAGTCATTCCATAAAGGGATCGAGCAGCTGGTACAAGAAGGTGCTATCCAACTATATAAAAGCTACCAAACAGGTGAGTATATGTTGGGTGCAGTGGGTCAACTCCAGTTTGAAGTCTTCCAACACAGAATGGTTGGCGAATATAATGCTGAAGTGGTCATGACACCGATGGGTAAAAAGACTGTCCGCTGGATTTCACCAGATGACTTGGATGAACGCATGTCCAGTTCACGTAACATCCTAGCTAAGGATCGTTTTGATAATCCCTTGTTCTTGTTTGAGAACCAATTCGCTGAACGCTGGTTTGCAGATAAATACCCTGATGTGGTCTTGTCTGACACGCCATTTGTTGAAAGATAA
- a CDS encoding LysM peptidoglycan-binding domain-containing protein, with product MNTFNLKQSNLTANLSKKSVAFSATTLIAGSLFATATTASADEVTYIVKPGDTLSQISKKYYNDQTHIQSIAKANNISNISMIYVGESLTFNTDATSDTETPARSVVAQAAAPAVAAPAPAATPAPTASISTGNGFTANSAKEAIAMTESGGSYSAQNGQYYGRYQLTSSYLGGDFSPANQERVADNYVAGRYGSWEAAWQFHLSHGWY from the coding sequence ATGAATACATTTAATCTTAAGCAGTCTAATTTGACTGCTAACCTATCGAAAAAATCAGTAGCTTTCTCAGCTACAACTCTCATCGCTGGTAGCCTTTTTGCTACAGCGACAACTGCAAGTGCTGATGAAGTGACTTACATTGTTAAACCGGGAGATACATTATCTCAAATCTCAAAAAAATATTACAACGACCAAACACATATCCAAAGCATTGCCAAAGCAAACAATATTAGTAACATCTCGATGATCTATGTCGGCGAATCATTGACATTTAATACAGATGCAACATCTGATACTGAAACACCCGCTAGATCAGTAGTAGCCCAAGCTGCAGCGCCAGCCGTTGCAGCCCCAGCTCCTGCTGCAACACCTGCACCTACAGCATCTATCTCAACAGGTAACGGCTTCACTGCAAACTCTGCTAAAGAAGCAATTGCTATGACTGAATCAGGCGGTTCATATTCTGCTCAAAATGGTCAGTATTACGGTCGTTATCAACTGACGTCTTCTTACTTAGGTGGAGACTTCTCTCCTGCTAACCAAGAACGTGTAGCAGATAACTATGTCGCAGGACGTTATGGCTCATGGGAAGCTGCTTGGCAGTTCCATTTATCTCACGGTTGGTATTAA
- a CDS encoding PadR family transcriptional regulator, with the protein MIIGQSDDLYGYEISNKFSSFGLKDVSMGTIYPILTKFEKNDWVTTEVRKSDEGPSRKYYSLSHNGRLAQIDFSERFNTFIDIFESLR; encoded by the coding sequence ATGATCATTGGTCAATCGGATGACCTCTATGGTTACGAAATTTCAAACAAGTTTAGTAGCTTTGGTCTTAAAGATGTCTCAATGGGAACAATTTATCCTATACTAACCAAGTTTGAAAAAAACGACTGGGTCACAACAGAAGTCAGAAAGTCTGATGAGGGACCCAGTCGAAAATATTATTCACTCTCTCATAATGGTAGATTAGCACAAATAGATTTTAGTGAGCGATTTAATACGTTTATTGATATTTTTGAAAGTTTGAGGTAA
- a CDS encoding bifunctional metallophosphatase/5'-nucleotidase, whose protein sequence is MKIYYTSDVHGYLYPTDYLSDDVQAMGLMQAINAFDKDDNTLVIDGGDIFQGSPFINYYQNQKRSDNGIAKVMNAGGYDVITLGNHDFNYGFSFLKENLAQLNAKVTAVNVLDQAGKQLFPAQIKTLANGLKIGLIGAVTDYVNIWEKPENISNIQIMPVFPAMKQELERLKSQVDFVIGIYHGGFESDLETSERLSETGENVGYELLESLDFDLLLTGHQHATIEGRYVHGTYTLQPPNMARKYFDITVAFDQDLKPKITSELKTPGTTQSAELKAELDGLQAEVNTYLDRPIVHLDQAVAAQSHLDLAQTSNAILALTAYVQRQATGADISIVSMNNNTLSLPNDVKVRDILRNYPFDNTLFHVKLTGAQLKQNIEKTAEYFALENQQLVINPKWLIPKTEHYNYDFYYGLAYTIDVSKPVGSRVTKVSYEGKALLDDQVLSVALNNYRAVGGGEYNAYKQAEVIQDTGLTIQDLMIAYLEKTGQLAVDEPLDFNIDY, encoded by the coding sequence ATGAAGATTTATTATACAAGTGACGTCCATGGCTACCTCTATCCGACTGATTATTTGTCTGATGATGTACAAGCCATGGGCCTCATGCAAGCAATCAATGCATTTGATAAAGATGATAATACCCTTGTGATAGACGGTGGTGATATTTTTCAAGGCTCACCCTTCATTAACTATTATCAAAATCAGAAACGCTCAGATAATGGCATTGCGAAAGTGATGAATGCAGGTGGCTATGATGTCATTACCCTAGGGAATCATGATTTTAACTATGGTTTTTCATTTTTAAAAGAGAATTTAGCACAGCTGAATGCTAAAGTCACAGCGGTAAACGTATTAGACCAGGCAGGTAAACAGCTATTTCCAGCTCAAATAAAGACACTTGCAAATGGCTTGAAAATTGGCCTCATAGGTGCTGTGACAGACTATGTCAATATCTGGGAAAAACCTGAAAATATCTCCAATATTCAGATCATGCCTGTTTTTCCAGCCATGAAGCAGGAACTTGAGCGTTTGAAATCACAAGTCGATTTTGTGATTGGGATTTATCATGGCGGCTTTGAGTCTGATTTGGAGACTAGTGAACGCTTGTCAGAGACTGGCGAAAATGTTGGTTATGAACTTTTAGAATCGCTTGACTTTGATTTGTTACTAACAGGTCATCAGCATGCGACGATTGAGGGACGCTATGTTCATGGCACCTATACCTTGCAACCGCCCAACATGGCCCGCAAGTATTTTGACATTACTGTTGCCTTTGATCAAGACCTAAAACCGAAAATAACGAGTGAGCTAAAAACACCAGGGACCACACAATCTGCTGAGTTGAAAGCTGAACTTGATGGCTTGCAAGCTGAGGTTAATACCTATCTAGATCGACCAATCGTCCATCTTGATCAAGCTGTTGCAGCCCAAAGCCATCTTGACTTGGCACAGACAAGTAATGCTATTCTTGCCTTAACTGCGTATGTGCAAAGACAGGCAACAGGTGCTGATATCTCTATCGTTAGCATGAATAATAATACCCTGTCTTTACCAAATGATGTGAAAGTACGTGATATTTTGCGGAATTATCCATTTGATAATACCCTTTTTCATGTCAAGTTGACAGGTGCACAACTCAAACAAAATATTGAGAAAACAGCTGAGTATTTTGCCTTAGAAAATCAACAACTTGTCATTAATCCTAAGTGGTTGATACCGAAAACAGAGCATTATAACTATGATTTTTATTATGGGCTTGCTTACACTATAGATGTTTCTAAACCTGTCGGTAGTCGCGTGACTAAGGTCAGCTATGAGGGAAAAGCACTTTTAGATGATCAAGTTTTGAGCGTTGCACTGAATAACTATCGTGCTGTAGGCGGTGGGGAATATAATGCCTATAAACAAGCAGAAGTCATTCAAGACACGGGATTAACCATCCAAGACTTAATGATTGCCTATTTAGAAAAAACAGGACAATTAGCGGTCGATGAACCGTTAGACTTTAATATTGACTATTAA
- the phnE gene encoding phosphonate ABC transporter, permease protein PhnE, giving the protein MTDLIKAKYEQSPRRWPYYLAIFAVICGVFIWSSTVMNMSGMSEKGTAIAGNIFKGIFHPDLKFLFALDTSGVGYLLLQTIAIAVLGTLVGAVIAVPLSFLSATNIMPSWIAYIIRLFIMTIRTVPPFVYGLMFIRVTGPGPSAGALTLGLMSIGMISKLFIETIEDLDTGIIESMEASGATTFQKIRFGIIPQLMPDFLSILLYRLDMNLRDASILGLVGAGGIGAPMIFAMSAYKWPQVGSILIGLFVLILVIEQISDHIRSYLLKG; this is encoded by the coding sequence ATGACAGATTTAATAAAAGCAAAATATGAACAAAGTCCTCGCCGTTGGCCCTATTACTTAGCAATCTTTGCCGTGATATGTGGCGTCTTCATTTGGTCTTCTACTGTGATGAATATGTCTGGTATGTCTGAAAAAGGCACAGCAATTGCAGGCAACATCTTTAAAGGGATTTTTCATCCGGATTTAAAATTTTTATTTGCACTAGATACGTCAGGAGTCGGGTATCTCTTATTGCAAACGATCGCGATTGCGGTTTTAGGGACACTTGTTGGTGCAGTTATTGCAGTACCTTTATCCTTTTTATCTGCAACAAATATCATGCCATCTTGGATAGCCTATATCATCAGACTTTTTATCATGACGATACGGACGGTGCCCCCTTTTGTATACGGTCTGATGTTCATACGAGTGACAGGCCCTGGCCCATCTGCTGGCGCCCTTACCTTGGGACTCATGTCAATCGGTATGATTTCTAAACTATTTATCGAAACAATCGAGGATTTAGATACAGGAATTATCGAGTCTATGGAGGCATCTGGTGCGACGACCTTCCAAAAAATACGATTTGGGATTATCCCACAACTGATGCCCGACTTCCTATCTATCTTACTTTACCGCTTGGATATGAATTTACGAGATGCCAGTATTTTAGGCCTTGTTGGGGCTGGTGGCATCGGTGCACCGATGATTTTTGCCATGAGTGCCTACAAATGGCCACAAGTTGGCTCAATCTTAATCGGACTCTTTGTCTTGATTCTTGTGATTGAACAAATTTCTGATCATATCCGCTCTTATCTATTGAAAGGCTAG
- the phnE gene encoding phosphonate ABC transporter, permease protein PhnE, translated as MYDKIFKPKKLVLDTGEVVYEKATRTPIVWLIFLGLLIFSLKFTNFQFSVLIERGANFFDMLKKMVPPDTGYLPKVVKPLLDTIKMSFIGSILGSVFAIPFAILASSNIVHNQVINKVVRILFTFLRTLPTLVTALIATYIFGLGTFAGTLAIFIFSFSYMGKQMFEVIETVDMGAFEAMESMGATKLKAFTVAIAPQIMPIYLSTTLFNFEGNVRYAAILGYVGAGGIGLILNDRVNNRDYPSVGMILLTLLVTVIAIELISQVIRRKLT; from the coding sequence ATGTATGATAAAATTTTCAAGCCTAAAAAATTAGTCTTGGATACAGGTGAAGTGGTCTATGAAAAGGCGACACGTACACCGATTGTCTGGCTGATTTTCCTAGGACTTTTGATTTTTTCTCTGAAATTTACCAATTTTCAATTTTCTGTGCTCATCGAAAGAGGGGCGAATTTCTTTGATATGCTCAAAAAGATGGTCCCACCCGACACAGGATATCTACCAAAAGTCGTCAAACCTTTATTAGATACGATTAAGATGAGTTTTATAGGCTCTATTTTAGGGAGTGTCTTTGCCATTCCCTTTGCTATTCTAGCATCTAGTAATATCGTCCACAATCAAGTCATTAATAAAGTGGTTCGCATCCTATTTACCTTTCTTCGGACGCTACCAACCCTTGTGACGGCGCTTATCGCGACATATATCTTTGGACTAGGTACCTTTGCAGGGACACTTGCCATCTTTATTTTCTCATTTTCTTACATGGGAAAACAGATGTTTGAAGTGATCGAAACCGTTGATATGGGTGCTTTTGAAGCGATGGAATCAATGGGTGCAACAAAACTCAAAGCCTTTACAGTTGCTATAGCACCACAAATCATGCCGATTTATTTGTCAACTACCCTGTTTAACTTCGAAGGGAATGTCAGATACGCTGCTATACTAGGTTATGTCGGTGCAGGTGGTATCGGATTGATTCTCAATGACCGAGTCAATAACCGTGATTATCCAAGTGTTGGGATGATTTTACTGACCTTGCTTGTCACTGTTATTGCGATTGAGCTGATCAGTCAAGTGATCCGTCGCAAGTTAACCTAA
- the phnC gene encoding phosphonate ABC transporter ATP-binding protein produces MIKFENVSKVYPNGTRGLEDVNLEIQQGEFIGIIGTSGAGKSTLIRTINGLNNVTEGTLMVNETNVAQLRGKALREFRKNVGMIFQSYNLVPRVSVIRNVLSSRVPNMSFLSVCFGLFSKADKLKALDALNRVGILDKAYIRADQLSGGQQQRVSLARALAQDADILLADEPVAALDPVTAREVMDDFKRINKELNKTVLINIHHVELALEYTDRIIAVKKGRIVFDGPSSSVTQQVLDDVYRKEA; encoded by the coding sequence ATGATTAAGTTTGAAAATGTTTCAAAAGTGTATCCAAATGGTACCCGTGGTCTTGAAGATGTGAATCTTGAAATCCAACAAGGAGAGTTTATCGGGATTATTGGGACATCTGGTGCCGGTAAATCGACACTCATTCGGACGATTAATGGTCTAAATAATGTGACTGAAGGCACGCTCATGGTCAATGAGACAAATGTTGCCCAGTTAAGAGGGAAAGCACTTCGTGAATTCCGGAAAAATGTTGGGATGATCTTCCAGTCTTATAATCTGGTACCACGTGTGTCTGTTATTCGCAATGTACTCAGTTCTCGTGTGCCTAATATGTCCTTTTTAAGCGTTTGTTTTGGCTTATTTTCTAAAGCGGACAAATTGAAAGCACTTGATGCCTTAAACCGTGTTGGGATTCTTGATAAGGCCTATATTAGAGCTGATCAGCTCTCAGGTGGGCAACAGCAACGTGTGTCACTAGCGCGTGCTTTGGCACAAGATGCAGATATTCTCTTGGCAGATGAACCAGTTGCCGCACTTGATCCAGTAACGGCACGTGAAGTGATGGATGATTTTAAACGCATCAATAAAGAGTTAAATAAAACCGTCTTGATCAATATTCACCATGTGGAGTTAGCCTTGGAATATACAGATCGTATCATCGCTGTTAAAAAGGGTAGAATTGTTTTTGATGGACCATCTAGTAGTGTGACGCAGCAAGTCTTAGATGATGTTTACAGAAAAGAGGCTTAA